The following coding sequences lie in one Arabidopsis thaliana chromosome 3, partial sequence genomic window:
- a CDS encoding myosin heavy chain-like protein (myosin heavy chain-related; BEST Arabidopsis thaliana protein match is: myosin heavy chain-related (TAIR:AT2G15420.1); Has 60 Blast hits to 60 proteins in 5 species: Archae - 0; Bacteria - 0; Metazoa - 0; Fungi - 1; Plants - 59; Viruses - 0; Other Eukaryotes - 0 (source: NCBI BLink).), with amino-acid sequence MVAGSWSSNRGCVVVVAEPRGFVVSSRAFVHAPWLRGHGHRTVRFFVPDQVFIRDLNCKACCAEPSSWTLNRGWPCDFGLDGPGEIRDAWLGQSGAGDALPVLTEEEFRDLNGLFVPENAELRQGPSQPRHGRGKVFEVDARENARSESRSLIMGLSASRATSQFCGRRANKNQAPEGVEALIPEPHQRPSDCPEGYICLFESYFTEGGLWFPLPEFLTSYCSRRNIAFSQLSVASIRNAIGLVILAAEERLVVDLDLFEEVTSFSIGVKNRSMVCANSRRGFKIFYGETSRVRDWRKCFFFAKLSDVSVDDTNLSCVNIWNFNPGFVPRHEASSDNTFLSNLSLLCKRSALSWPHMLEHFIDCSPSCLRMGSCELPRYTDQFDDDEELVCEDEPQVPIDEPIHEGSAEATDTVDVCVVKPEVPNKDRGTEVAAARAGKKVLKETTGSVPFPSVGGSRSRKRDSSRRSPETGPSNVGKPPRHGTPIRNAVEGVDHSFSFNYDARDHMFHNDGSACAELGRNVRGDFSEFPQVETLLAPDLYRDVCRQKFQEMSQTNRMVGFYEKKVREVMRERDLLKVALETARKSLATSRADRHYEKSREDAVAVERRKVVTEIEDSHARIERLRNHIIGLRAYSVRKYTLCQVKGVQECLETMIAKGTAIPESRMKILAKGRPIWQSKGRCDRGSRDSCKRPRPLPGAAERWGRRHRCVI; translated from the exons ATGGTTGCGGGGTCATGGTCGTCGAACCGGGGTTGCGTGGTCGTGGTCGCCGAACCGCGGGGCTTTGTTGTGTCGAGCCGAGCGTTTGTTCATGCTCCATGGTTGCGGGGTCATGGTCACCGAACCGTGAGATTTTTCGTGCCGGACCAAGTGTTTATTCGCGATCTGAATTGTAAAGCTTGTTGTGCCGAGCCGAGC TCGTGGACGCTGAACCGCGGATGGCCTTGTGATTTTGGGTTAGATGGCCCTGGCGAGATTCGAGATGCTTGGTTGGGACAGTCGGGAGCTGGAGATGCTTTGCCAGTTTTGACAGAGGAAGAGTTTCGAGATCTCAACGGTTTGTTCGTCCCTGAGAATGCAGAACTTAGGCAGGGTCCCAGTCAACCGAGACATGGCCGTGGAAAAGTTTTCGAGGTCGACGCTAGAGAGAACGCGCGGAGTGAGTCAAGATCTCTCATTATGGGTCTGAGTGCTTCAAGAGCGACTTCTCAGTTTTGTGGGCGTCgtgcaaacaaaaatcaa GCGCCCGAAGGCGTGGAGGCTCTTATACCGGAACCACATCAACGTCCTTCGGATTGTCCCGAAGGATACATATGCCTTTTTGAGTCCTACTTTACGGAGGGCGGGCTCTGGTTTCCACTTCCAGAATTTCTCACGAGCTACTGTAGTCGGCGGAATATCGCGTTTTCGCAGCTATCGGTAGCTAGCATCCGGAACGCGATTGGCCTTGTGATTTTGGCGGCTGAGGAGCGTTTGGTTGTGGACCTTGATCTTTTTGAAGAGGTCACTAGTTTTTCGATTGGAGTTAAGAACCGAAGCATGGTTTGTGCGAATTCGAGACGgggttttaagattttctacGGTGAAACGAGTAGGGTTCGTGACTGGAGGAAGTGTTTCTTCTTCGCGAAACTAAGTGATGTCTCTGTTGACGACACTAATTTGTCGTGTGTTAACATATGGAACTTTAATCCTG GGTTCGTTCCACGTCATGAAGCGTCTTCCGACAATACCTTTCTTTCGAATCTTAGTCTTTTGTGCAAGAGGAGTGCTTTATCGTGGCCACACATGCTCGAACATTTTATTGACT GTTCTCCGTCGTGCCTGAGGATGGGTAGCTGTGAACTTCCGCGTTATACCGATcaatttgatgatgatgaagagctCGTTTGTGAAGATGAGCCGCAGGTGCCTATTGATGAGCCTATTCATGAAGGTTCAGCTGAGGCGACTGATACGGTTGACGTGTGTGTCGTCAAGCCGGAAGTTCCAAATAAGGATAGAGGAACAGAGGTTGCTGCTGCTCGTGCTGGGAAGAAAGTTTTGAAGGAAACGACGGGAAGCGTTCCTTTTCCTTCCGTCGGTGGTAGTCGATCGAGAAAGAGGGATTCTTCGCGTCGTAGCCCTGAGACTGGACCATCTAATGTCGGTAAACCCCCTAGGCACGGAACGCCTATTCGAAACGCCGTGGAAGGGGTTGATCACTCATTCTCCTTCAACTATGACGCAAGGGACCATATGTTCCACAATGACGGGAGCGCATGCGCAGAGCTTGGGAGGAATGTCCGTGGCGATTTCTCTGAGTTTCCGCAGGTTGAAACTCTTCTCGCGCCAGATCTCTACCGCGATGTATGTCGTCAAAAGTTTCAG GAGATGAGCCAGACAAACCGTATGGTCGGTTTTTATGAGAAAAAGGTGAGGGAAGTCATGAGGGAGAGAGATTTGCTCAAAGTTGCTTTGGAGACTGCGAGAAAATCTCTTGCAACGTCTAGAGCGGATAGGCATTATGA GAAATCTCGCGAGGATGCTGTAGCGGTAGAGCGTCGCAAGGTGGTGACTGAAATCGAGGATAGTCATGCTCGTATCGAAAGATTGAGGAACCATATTATCGGATTGCGAGCTTACAGTGTCCGAAAATACACGCTTTGTCAGGTGAAGGGAGTTCAAGAATGTCTCGAGACGATGATTGCCAAAGGGACTGCCATTCCCGAGTCTAGGATGAAGATATTAGCCAAGGGTCGTCCGATTTGGCAGTCTAAAGGTCGATGCGATCGTGGTTCCAGAGATTCTTGCAAACGACCTCGACCCCTTCCAGGCGCCGCCGAGAGATGGGGACGGCGACACCGCTGTGTGATATGA